A single region of the Hippopotamus amphibius kiboko isolate mHipAmp2 chromosome 6, mHipAmp2.hap2, whole genome shotgun sequence genome encodes:
- the PLSCR4 gene encoding phospholipid scramblase 4 isoform X2 yields MENQIKSPDPRPDAPPEYNSHFVPGPPGPAVPLPAGYPGGLPMGYYSPHQPSTFPLYLQTGGSYPIQYQPGKYPVPQHPAPVVWMPMPTVMPNCPPGLEYLAQLDNIHVLQHFEPLEMITGFETNNRYDIKNNLGQMVYFVTEDTDDYTRNAYRTLRPFVLRVTDSVGREIMTMQRPFRCTCCCFCCPSTRQELEVQCPPGVTIGFVAEHWNLCRAVYSIQNEKKEDMMGVLGPCSTYGCGSDSVFEVLSLDGVSSVGSIIRKWNGVLSAMSDADHFEIHFPLDMDVTMKAMIFGACFLIDFMYFESSPPQRSSTHN; encoded by the exons GGCCCCCTGGACCAGCTGTCCCTCTACCTGCAGGCTACCCAGGAGGCTTGCCTATGGGATACTACAGTCCACATCAGCCCAGTACCTTCCCCTTGTACCTGCAGACTGGTGGTAGCTACCCTATCCAGTACCAGCCTGGAAAATATCCTGTACCACAACATCCTGCTCCAGTAGTATGGATGCCAATGCCAACTGTTATGCCAAACTGTCCTCCAGGTCTGGAATATTTAGCCCAG TTGGACAACATACATGTTCTTCAACATTTTGAACCCCTGGAAA tgaTAACAGGTTTTGAAACTAATAAtagatatgatatcaaaaacaacCTGGGCCAGATGGTTTACTTCGTGACTGAAGACACGGATGACTACACCAGGAATGCTTATCGGACACTGAGGCCCTTCGTGCTCCGGGTCACCGACTCTGTGGGCCGAGAAATCATGACAATGCAGAGACCTTTCCGATGcacctgctgctgcttctgttgCCCCTCCACCAGGCAAGAG CTGGAGGTGCAGTGCCCTCCTGGTGTCACCATTGGCTTTGTTGCTGAACACTGGAACCTGTGCAGGGCAGTATACAGCAtccaaaatgagaagaaagaagataTGATGGGAGTGCTTGGGCCGTGCTCAACCTACGGCTGTGGTTCGGATTCTGTTTTTGAg GTCTTATCCCTTGATGGTGTATCCAGTGTTGGCAGTATTATTAGGAAGTGGAATGGTGTGTTATCAGCAATGAGTGATGCTGACCACTTTGAAATTCACTTCCCATTAGACATGGATGTGACAATGAAAGCCATGATTTTTGGAGCTTGCTTCCTCATC gacttcatgtattttgaaagcTCTCCACCACAACGTTCATCCACTCATAATTGA
- the PLSCR4 gene encoding phospholipid scramblase 4 isoform X3 gives MGYYSPHQPSTFPLYLQTGGSYPIQYQPGKYPVPQHPAPVVWMPMPTVMPNCPPGLEYLAQLDNIHVLQHFEPLEMITGFETNNRYDIKNNLGQMVYFVTEDTDDYTRNAYRTLRPFVLRVTDSVGREIMTMQRPFRCTCCCFCCPSTRQELEVQCPPGVTIGFVAEHWNLCRAVYSIQNEKKEDMMGVLGPCSTYGCGSDSVFEVLSLDGVSSVGSIIRKWNGVLSAMSDADHFEIHFPLDMDVTMKAMIFGACFLIDFMYFESSPPQRSSTHN, from the exons ATGGGATACTACAGTCCACATCAGCCCAGTACCTTCCCCTTGTACCTGCAGACTGGTGGTAGCTACCCTATCCAGTACCAGCCTGGAAAATATCCTGTACCACAACATCCTGCTCCAGTAGTATGGATGCCAATGCCAACTGTTATGCCAAACTGTCCTCCAGGTCTGGAATATTTAGCCCAG TTGGACAACATACATGTTCTTCAACATTTTGAACCCCTGGAAA tgaTAACAGGTTTTGAAACTAATAAtagatatgatatcaaaaacaacCTGGGCCAGATGGTTTACTTCGTGACTGAAGACACGGATGACTACACCAGGAATGCTTATCGGACACTGAGGCCCTTCGTGCTCCGGGTCACCGACTCTGTGGGCCGAGAAATCATGACAATGCAGAGACCTTTCCGATGcacctgctgctgcttctgttgCCCCTCCACCAGGCAAGAG CTGGAGGTGCAGTGCCCTCCTGGTGTCACCATTGGCTTTGTTGCTGAACACTGGAACCTGTGCAGGGCAGTATACAGCAtccaaaatgagaagaaagaagataTGATGGGAGTGCTTGGGCCGTGCTCAACCTACGGCTGTGGTTCGGATTCTGTTTTTGAg GTCTTATCCCTTGATGGTGTATCCAGTGTTGGCAGTATTATTAGGAAGTGGAATGGTGTGTTATCAGCAATGAGTGATGCTGACCACTTTGAAATTCACTTCCCATTAGACATGGATGTGACAATGAAAGCCATGATTTTTGGAGCTTGCTTCCTCATC gacttcatgtattttgaaagcTCTCCACCACAACGTTCATCCACTCATAATTGA